From Pyxicephalus adspersus chromosome 7, UCB_Pads_2.0, whole genome shotgun sequence, a single genomic window includes:
- the LOC140335009 gene encoding nmrA-like family domain-containing protein 1 isoform X2, translating into MAGKEIIVVFGATGAQGNSVVCALLEDHTFAVRAVTRDASKPAAAKLKEAGAEVVVADLDDEKSVEAALKGAHGAFVVTNAWDHSSEHNKEITQGKMLADLAKRLGLKQVVYSGLENVKKLTGGKLSVFHFDGKGEVEEYFRHIGCHMTSVRLSFYYENFLDAFKPQKCQDGKTYVLNLPMSDVPMDGISVKDLGPAVVTILKHPSHYSGKNIGLSAEKLTVAQYAHIMSEVTGKTIKDGKIHPDDFEKRLSHGMKHMANMFRFYMMRPERDVELTHKLNPKVKSFHQWMEENKAQFCN; encoded by the exons GTGCCCAGGGTAATTCAGTGGTTTGTGCCCTTCTGGAAGACCACACCTTCGCGGTTAGGGCGGTGACCCGGGATGCCAGCAAACCAGCTGCTGCAAAGCTGAAGGAAGCTGGTGCAGAGGTGGTAGTTGCAGACTTGGATGATGAGAAGAGCGTGGAGGCTGCTCTGAAAGGAGCTCATGGAGCTTTCGTGGTCACCAATGCCTGGGACCACTCTTCTGAGCATAACAAGGAAATCACTCAG GGTAAAATGCTTGCTGATCTCGCCAAGCGCCTAGGCCTAAAGCAAGTGGTCTACAGTGGTTTGGAGAACGTGAAAAAGCTGACTGGGGGAAAACTGAGCGTCTTTCACTTTGATGGCAAAGGAGAAGTGGAGGAATATTTCCGACATATCGGATGTCACATGACCAGCGTGAGACTTTCCTTCTACTACGAGAACTTCCTGGACGCATTTAAGCCACAGAAATGCCAAGACGGGAAGACCTATGTTTTAA ACCTACCAATGAGCGATGTTCCCATGGATGGAATTTCAGTAAAGGATTTGGGTCCAGCCGTTGTCACTATTTTGAAGCATCCGTCCCACTATAGCGGGAAGAATATTGGACTCAGCGCCGAAAAGTTAACAGTGGCGCAATATGCACATATTATGTCTGAAGTCACTGGAAAGACCATCAAGGATGGCAAG ATCCACCCTGATGATTTCGAGAAGCGACTCTCCCACGGAATGAAGCACATGGCCAACATGTTCCGCTTCTACATGATGAGACCTGAACGAGACGTGGAACTGACCCACAAACTCAACCCCAAGGTCAAGTCTTTCCACCAGTGGATGGAGGAGAACAAAGCCCAATTCTGCAATTAG
- the LOC140335011 gene encoding nmrA-like family domain-containing protein 1 gives MSKKVITVFGATGAQGGSVAKALLDNGTFAVRAVTRDVNKPAALKLKEAGAEVVAADLDDNKSLEAALQGAYGAFVVTNFWEHFSIDKEIAQGKRIADVSKRLGLTLVVYSGLENVKKLTGGKLEVLHFDGKGEVEEYFREIGVPMTSVRLPSYYENLLTFFRPQKDKDGDGYTLALPNGDVPLDGMSVKDLGGIVLSLLLNPSKYAGQDIGLSTEKLTPEQYAAIMTRVLGKNIRDAKISPDDYEKLGFPGAKELANMFRFYMMKPNRDVKLTLQLNPKAKKFQCWLVENKAAFDDL, from the exons atgtCTAAGAAAGTGATAACAGTCTTTGGAGCCACAG GAGCTCAGGGTGGCTCTGTGGCCAAGGCCCTGCTGGACAATGGCACCTTTGCCGTCAGGGCCGTGACTCGTGATGTCAACAAACCAGCTGCTTTGAAGCTGAAGGAGGCCGGAGCGGAGGTGGTAGCTGCCGATCTGGATGACAACAAGAGCCTGGAGGCTGCACTGCAGGGAGCTTATGGTGCTTTTGTGGTCACCAACTTTTGGGAACATTTCAGCATAGATAAGGAAATTGCCCAG GGCAAACGGATTGCAGATGTGTCGAAGAGACTTGGCCTGACACTGGTGGTCTATAGTGGTTTGGAAAATGTAAAGAAGTTAACAGGTGGAAAGCTAGAAGTGCTGCATTTTGATGGTAAAGGAGAGGTAGAAGAGTACTTCCGAGAGATTGGTGTGCCCATGACCAGCGTTAGACTTCCTAGTTACTATGAAAACCTGCTGACCTTCTTCCGGCCACAAAAGGACAAAGATGGTGATGGCTACACGTTGG CCCTCCCTAATGGCGATGTTCCCCTGGATGGGATGTCGGTGAAGGATCTAGGTGGTATTGTCCTCAGTCTCTTGTTGAATCCCTCAAAATACGCCGGGCAGGACATCGGTCTCAGCACGGAGAAACTGACACCAGAACAGTATGCTGCCATAATGACCAGAGTGCTGGGCAAGAACATCAGAGATGCCAAG atatCTCCTGATGACTATGAAAAGCTGGGCTTTCCTGGAGCAAAAGAACTGGCCAACATGTTTCGATTCTACATGATGAAACCCAATCGTGATGTTAAACTCACTCTCCAGCTTAACCCCAAAGCCAAGAAGTTCCAGTGCTGGCTGGTAGAGAACAAGGCTGCCTTTGATGACCTGTGA
- the LOC140334487 gene encoding nmrA-like family domain-containing protein 1: MASKKLITVLGATGAQGGSVVSALLENCSFAVRAVTRDVNKPAALKLKEAGAEVVAADMDDEQSLKAAFTGAYGAFVVTNFFDHFSKEKEVAQGKRIADLCKQLGLQHVVFSGLENVHKLTGGKLEVLHFDGKGEVEEYFRQIKVPMTSARVAFYFENFLTVCRPQKCPDGKTYQLVLPMGDIPMDGMSIRDLGPIVRSILQNPSEYIGKNIGLSADKLTVQQYAEIMSEVTGKTIVDSKITPEAYEKLNFPGAEEMANMYRFYHLRPDRDIELTRKLNPNTKTFKQFMVSKKESFTDL; this comes from the exons ATGGCTAGCAAGAAACTAATAACCGTCCTTGGAGCCACAG GCGCACAGGGTGGTTCGGTGGTCAGTGCTCTTCTGGAGAACTGCTCATTTGCAGTCAGAGCGGTGACTCGTGATGTCAACAAACCAGCTGCCTTGAAGCTAAAGGAAGCCGGCGCGGAGGTCGTTGCTGCGGATATGGACGATGAGCAGAGCCTAAAGGCAGCGTTCACTGGAGCTTATGGAGCTTTTGTGGTCACCAACTTCTTCGATCACTTTAGTAAGGAAAAAGAAGTAGCACAG GGAAAACGGATTGCAGATCTGTGCAAACAGCTGGGCCTACAGCACGTGGTCTTCAGCGGATTGGAAAATGTCCACAAACTGACTGGGGGCAAGCTGGAGGTTCTTCACTTTGATGGTAAAGGAGAAGTAGAAGAGTATTTTAGGCAAATTAAAGTGCCCATGACTAGCGCCAGGGTCGCCTTCTACTTTGAGAACTTCCTGACCGTCTGCAGGCCACAAAAATGCCCGGATGGGAAAACATATCAATTGG ttctTCCAATGGGAGACATTCCAATGGATGGTATGTCCATCAGGGATCTTGGCCCGATCGTCCGCAGCATCTTGCAAAATCCATCAGAATATATCGGGAAAAATATCGGACTAAGCGCAGATAAACTAACAGTCCAACAATACGCAGAGATCATGTCGGAGGTGACCGGCAAGACCATTGTAGATTCCAAG ATCACTCCTGAAGCATACGAAAAACTCAACTTTCCAGGAGCAGAGGAGATGGCCAATATGTACAGATTCTATCACTTGAGACCTGACCGTGATATAGAACTGACCCGAAAACTCAACCCCAATACAAAAACCTTCAAGCAATTTATGGTTTCCAAGAAGGAATCTTTTACAGATTTATAA
- the LOC140335010 gene encoding nmrA-like family domain-containing protein 1, which yields MAGKKTITVFGATGSQGGSVVEALLQDCSFGVRAVTRDVTKPAAQKLEESGAEVVAADLDDEKSLKTALKGAYGAFVVTNFWEHLDKDKEIKQGKQIADLCKQLGLQHVVYSGLENVQKITGGKLEVLHFDGKGVVEEYFRQIKVPMTNVRLAFYFDNFLTTCRPQKCQDGKTYQLVIPMGDIPMDGICVADLGPIVHSILKNPSQYIGKDLGLSAEKLTIKQYAEIMSEVTGKTIVDSKITPEAYAKLGFPGAQEMASMFLFYHLRPDRDVELTRKLNPNLKNFKQFMESNKEAYKDL from the exons ATGGCTGGCAAGAAAACTATCACTGTTTTTGGAGCCACAG GATCTCAAGGTGGTTCAGTGGTCGAGGCACTCCTACAGGACTGCTCATTTGGGGTCAGGGCGGTGACTCGGGATGTCACCAAACCAGCAGCACAGAAGCTAGAGGAAAGCGGCGCGGAGGTCGTTGCTGCAGATCTGGATGATGAAAAGAGTTTGAAGACAGCTCTGAAGGGCGCTTATGGAGCTTTTGTGGTCACTAACTTTTGGGAACATTTGGATAAGGATAAGGAGATcaaacag GGGAAACAGATTGCAGATCTGTGCAAGCAGCTGGGTCTTCAGCATGTGGTCTACAGTGGTCTGGAGAATGTCCAAAAAATTACCGGGGGAAAGCTGGAAGTTCTTCATTTCGATGGTAAAGGGGTGGTGGAGGAATATTTCAGACAGATAAAAGTGCCCATGACCAACGTAAGACTTGCCTTCTACTTCGATAACTTCCTGACGACCTGCCGACCACAGAAATGCCAAGATGGGAAGACATATCAGTTGG TCATTCCCATGGGAGATATTCCGATGGATGGGATATGTGTTGCAGATCTCGGCCCTATTGTTCATAGCATCCTAAAGAATCCCTCTCAATACATCGGGAAGGATCTGGGACTGAGTGCCGAAAAGCTAACCATCAAACAATACGCAGAGATCATGTCCGAGGTGACTGGCAAGACCATCGTAGACTCCAAG ATCACTCCAGAGGCGTATGCAAAACTGGGCTTCCCTGGAGCACAGGAGATGGCCAGTATGTTTTTGTTCTACCACCTGAGACCTGACCGTGATGTAGAACTGACCCGAAAACTCAACCCCAACCTTAAAAACTTCAAGCAGTTCATGGAATCAAACAAGGAAGCATATAAAGACTTGTGA